TGTAACAGGCTTCCCGTTGTCATTGTGATGATGTTTCTAATGCAAACCCCGGTCTATCTCTTTTGTCTTGTATCCGCAGGCAATGATCTTCCAGGGTAATATCGAAGAAATATAAATAAGCGTGTTTGTATGCGAATTGAAACTAATTAAAGAGTTGTGTCTTTTAATGGTTAACTTGGGAATAAGCCTGGTATATCCTTACCGGGCTTTTTTATTTGAATTATTGCACCAAAACTCCCCATTTCAAGCAATTCCAACCAGTAATTTATCTCCGCGAAAGCAGCCTACAATGGCTTCTGCATTACATAATCTTCCATCAGGTAACCATTCCCGATCTCGGTATTTTTCTCACTAATGACAGCAAAACCCTGTTTTTCATAAAATTGCTTTGCCTTGTTGTACCGATTTACGTCCAGCTCAAGAATAGTGGCGCCTTTCTCCTTAACAGCTGCCGCCACGGTATTCAGCAGGAATTTGCCGGCACCCTTACCCTGACAATCAGGATCGAGATAGATCTTATGTAATTTAAAAACTGCCGGCAGGTCTGTGGTGCTGTAGGCGGCATATCCGATAGCAGTACCTTCATCTTCCAGGATAATAAATTCATGATGACGCTCATTCATCTGCTGCTCCAGTGAAGCCGGGCTGTACATCATATCGAGCATAAATACCAGTTGTTCCGGCGCTAATATAGCCCCATAGGTAGGCGGCCAGATTTTTTCTGCCAGTGCCCTGATAATCTTACTATCAGCTGTTGTTCCTTTTCTAGTTTGAAGCATAGGTTATTGTTTGCTTTTACTTTCTGCTATGATGTTTTCAATTGTTTGCTGTAATCTCTCCAGTGTAGTATAGCCTTTTGCGCAGAGATATAACTGCCCGCCATTACCAAGGTCGAGAATAGCGGCAGGGAAGCCGGTAATACCCCAGTTTTGCACCATCTGGAACTCTTGTTGGGTTTGATACCTGAAGTTTTCATCGTGCAGCTTTTGCAGGAATTCGTCTGCAGGGATATTATATTTCTCCACCAGCTTGCGATAGGTATCATCGTTGCTGAGGCTTTCTCCGTTGTAATTGAGGACTACCTGCATGTCGTGCGCGAAATCCAGGGCTTTCTCCGGCTGATAGGTTTTGAAAACAGTGAGCGCAATACCCGGTGTTTCGGAATCCATTTTTTCAGAAGAGGGCAGGAGCTCATTCAGGAAAGCATCTCCGAATTGAACGCCGGTAGTTTCTTCTACTGATTTATGTGCCTGCATGATATAGGAATGCATGGCCGACCATGGTCTTTTATTGGCGCCGAGGATCATACCGCCCGAGAGTACATCAAACTCCATGTCGGGGTAGCGCTCCTGTAATTGCTGTACTACCGGTGTAAAGCCATAGCACCAGCCGCAGAGGGCATCGTATACGTAAATGAGTTGCATTTTTGTTGAGGATCTTTGAAGCCTCAAATTACGCAATTATATGCAGACAGAAATAGGATAGCATGATCAGTGCTGATTCTGCGGAGG
This window of the Chitinophaga sp. Cy-1792 genome carries:
- a CDS encoding DsbA family protein, whose amino-acid sequence is MQLIYVYDALCGWCYGFTPVVQQLQERYPDMEFDVLSGGMILGANKRPWSAMHSYIMQAHKSVEETTGVQFGDAFLNELLPSSEKMDSETPGIALTVFKTYQPEKALDFAHDMQVVLNYNGESLSNDDTYRKLVEKYNIPADEFLQKLHDENFRYQTQQEFQMVQNWGITGFPAAILDLGNGGQLYLCAKGYTTLERLQQTIENIIAESKSKQ
- a CDS encoding GNAT family N-acetyltransferase, with the protein product MLQTRKGTTADSKIIRALAEKIWPPTYGAILAPEQLVFMLDMMYSPASLEQQMNERHHEFIILEDEGTAIGYAAYSTTDLPAVFKLHKIYLDPDCQGKGAGKFLLNTVAAAVKEKGATILELDVNRYNKAKQFYEKQGFAVISEKNTEIGNGYLMEDYVMQKPL